A window of Methanolobus sediminis contains these coding sequences:
- a CDS encoding RAD55 family ATPase — translation MDYSFDGTGGFRIPTGIAGLDVQLGGGVPPGSTILLLAEPGANSEMFAQQFVYGGLLNNEDVFYFTSEHPAQEIVHEMEDMKWDVEKYMDDGHLQFVDAYLPRFYSVLPKELTSDLSAKDFLKKGIDSMGLLKATVRQPRDQKYRGVVDSISYFLRAYNLNSVVEAIEMISSIGKATGSIQLILMTSGMHDSITENTLRHICDGVIEFRIKERGSEIERTIMIRKMRGMLVPNRTISYMVTHKGIELETTTRVL, via the coding sequence ATGGATTACAGTTTTGATGGTACAGGTGGATTCAGAATCCCTACAGGTATAGCCGGACTTGATGTACAGCTTGGAGGAGGAGTTCCTCCGGGATCAACTATTCTCCTTCTTGCAGAACCGGGAGCAAATTCTGAGATGTTTGCTCAGCAGTTTGTTTATGGCGGCCTTCTGAACAATGAAGATGTTTTCTATTTTACTTCTGAACATCCGGCTCAGGAGATAGTCCATGAGATGGAGGACATGAAATGGGACGTAGAAAAATATATGGATGATGGCCATCTTCAATTTGTCGATGCATATCTTCCAAGATTCTACAGTGTCCTTCCCAAAGAGTTAACTAGCGACCTGTCAGCAAAGGATTTCCTTAAAAAGGGAATAGATTCCATGGGTCTTCTTAAAGCAACCGTGAGGCAACCAAGAGACCAGAAGTATCGGGGCGTTGTGGATTCCATATCATATTTCCTGCGTGCTTACAACCTGAACAGTGTGGTGGAAGCTATTGAAATGATATCTTCTATTGGAAAAGCCACAGGATCCATTCAGCTTATATTGATGACAAGCGGCATGCATGACTCTATTACAGAGAACACGTTGCGTCATATCTGTGACGGGGTCATAGAATTCAGGATAAAAGAACGTGGAAGTGAGATTGAAAGGACCATTATGATACGAAAGATGCGTGGAATGCTGGTTCCTAACAGGACGATTTCCTACATGGTAACCCATAAAGGAATTGAACTTGAAACGACCACCCGTGTCCTCTGA
- a CDS encoding HesB/IscA family protein, with product MVEITDNAAVELKSLLKEQGKEGLALRVFVAGMSCCGVQYGMSLEDEISEEHDLVVEDKGLKVVMNKDDADNLLEAKIDYVDGPSGKGFIIDNNNGGGCNSSSCGGGCC from the coding sequence ATGGTAGAAATAACTGACAATGCAGCAGTCGAATTAAAATCACTGCTTAAGGAACAGGGTAAAGAAGGTCTTGCTCTCAGAGTATTCGTTGCAGGCATGAGCTGCTGCGGTGTGCAGTATGGAATGTCACTTGAGGACGAGATCAGCGAAGAACATGACCTTGTAGTTGAGGACAAAGGACTTAAGGTCGTCATGAACAAGGACGATGCAGATAATCTTTTAGAAGCAAAGATCGATTACGTGGATGGTCCATCCGGTAAGGGCTTCATCATCGATAACAATAACGGCGGTGGCTGCAACAGCTCATCCTGTGGTGGCGGTTGCTGCTAA
- a CDS encoding nascent polypeptide-associated complex protein: MFPGIGGRGMNPAKVKQMMKQMGINITEIDDVEQVIIRTPARDIVFNDANVSIMNAQGVDTYQIVGTPEEVAREVQIPDDDVRLVAEQTGVSEDQAREALKNANGDLAEAILALSS; the protein is encoded by the coding sequence ATGTTTCCGGGAATAGGTGGCAGGGGAATGAACCCTGCAAAAGTCAAACAGATGATGAAACAGATGGGTATAAACATCACTGAGATCGATGACGTTGAACAGGTTATTATCAGAACACCTGCAAGGGATATCGTTTTTAACGATGCCAATGTCTCAATTATGAATGCTCAGGGTGTGGATACTTATCAGATAGTCGGTACTCCGGAAGAGGTCGCCAGGGAAGTCCAGATACCTGATGATGATGTGAGGCTCGTTGCAGAGCAGACAGGAGTTTCCGAGGATCAGGCACGTGAAGCATTGAAAAATGCCAACGGTGATCTGGCAGAAGCAATTCTGGCACTCTCATCATAA
- the hisI gene encoding phosphoribosyl-AMP cyclohydrolase translates to MINLDDLKYDNGLIQAIAQDSITKEVLMCAFMNREALEKTIETGIAHYWSRSRQSLWKKGESSGHTQKIVEIRIDCDMDAILMLVEQAGGACHTGFRSCFFRTIDGKEVGEKVFDPEDVY, encoded by the coding sequence ATGATAAATCTCGATGATCTGAAATATGACAATGGTCTCATCCAGGCCATCGCACAGGATAGTATTACTAAAGAAGTGCTTATGTGTGCCTTCATGAACAGGGAAGCCCTTGAAAAAACAATAGAGACAGGTATCGCTCATTACTGGAGCCGCAGCAGGCAGAGTCTCTGGAAGAAGGGAGAAAGTTCAGGCCATACACAAAAAATAGTCGAGATCCGCATCGATTGCGACATGGATGCCATACTTATGCTGGTCGAGCAGGCAGGAGGAGCATGCCACACCGGTTTCAGATCATGCTTCTTCAGGACAATAGATGGAAAGGAAGTCGGAGAGAAAGTTTTCGATCCGGAAGATGTTTACTGA